One window of the Emcibacter sp. genome contains the following:
- the thpD gene encoding ectoine hydroxylase: MLSDLYPSRKGTEPQILLRHDPVVYTDLQDGLVLTREQKEDFDRNGFLVLTNFFSDIEIRLLQRELEDLRLKSENIRQHREVISEPQSGDIRSIFRIHKNSRVFEKLSRDARLVNVARDILADDVYIHQSRLNYKPGFEGREFYWHSDFETWHVEDGLPNMRAISISVTLTENTPQNGALMMIPSSHRDFISCVGETPEEHYKESLKKQEYGVPDHHSLEYLANKGGIEQVTGPAGTVVIFDSNIMHGSNGNITPYSRSNAFFVYNSVQNRIRAPFGSLSPRPEFIAARKEIEIVMPEENALLSSSAQNWQQASRRTAG; this comes from the coding sequence ATGTTATCGGATTTATATCCATCACGTAAAGGGACCGAACCCCAGATACTGCTGCGGCATGATCCTGTGGTCTATACGGACTTGCAGGATGGGTTAGTGCTCACCCGGGAGCAAAAGGAAGATTTTGACCGAAACGGCTTCCTGGTCCTGACAAACTTTTTTTCCGACATTGAAATCAGGCTTTTACAGCGGGAACTCGAGGACCTGCGCTTGAAATCCGAAAATATCCGGCAACACAGGGAAGTAATCTCTGAACCGCAAAGCGGAGATATTCGCTCGATCTTCAGAATTCATAAAAACAGCCGCGTCTTCGAAAAACTCTCGCGGGACGCCCGGCTGGTCAATGTGGCCCGGGACATCCTGGCCGATGATGTATATATTCATCAGTCCCGCCTGAATTATAAACCGGGGTTTGAGGGCCGGGAATTCTACTGGCATTCTGATTTTGAGACCTGGCATGTGGAAGACGGCCTGCCGAACATGCGGGCGATCAGTATTTCCGTGACGCTGACCGAAAATACGCCCCAGAACGGTGCCCTGATGATGATTCCAAGTTCGCACCGGGATTTTATCAGTTGTGTCGGGGAAACACCGGAAGAGCATTACAAGGAATCGCTGAAGAAACAGGAATATGGGGTTCCCGATCATCACAGTCTGGAATATCTCGCCAACAAGGGCGGTATAGAGCAGGTCACGGGTCCAGCCGGAACAGTAGTCATTTTTGACTCCAATATCATGCACGGCTCAAACGGCAATATCACCCCGTACTCCAGAAGCAATGCCTTTTTTGTCTATAACAGCGTGCAAAACAGGATCCGTGCACCGTTCGGGTCCCTGTCACCCCGTCCCGAATTTATCGCCGCACGGAAGGAGATAGAAATCGTTATGCCGGAAGAGAATGCTCTTCTGTCCAGCTCCGCACAAAATTGGCAACAGGCCAGTCGCAGGACGGCAGGATAA
- a CDS encoding aspartate kinase — translation MNMHTVEKIGGTSMSRHEDVLDNIFVGSRKEDEIYNRIFVVSAYGGITDKLLEHKKNRKPGVYSLFSDGENEWAWGDALSRVSHIMCEKNKEIFGETEEQRLADRFVIERIEGVRSCLIDLHRLCSFGHFQLQEHLMTVREMLSALGEAHSAHNTSLLLQKHGVNARFVDLTGWREKDTTPLDEKILAHLKGIDLSTELPIIPGYVQCAEGLMNTYDRGYTEITFSRIAVLSQASEAIIHKEYHLSSADPKIVGLDQVKPIGQTNYDVADQLSNLGMEAIHPRAAKGLRQSGIPLRVKNTFEPHHDGTVICTDYVSDEPCVEIVAGRQGIYGIELFDQDMVGVGGYEETIMKTLKRFKVKMVGKDINANTITTYVSGNLKEVRRVVSALEGDYPQAEISVHRVAMVSAIGSDMKVSGVLLKAVSALADQGISIRAMSQSIRQVDINFILDETDYEAAVTSLHNVLITDIGKTRTEANAA, via the coding sequence ATGAACATGCATACCGTGGAAAAAATAGGTGGAACTTCCATGAGCCGCCATGAAGATGTGCTCGACAATATTTTTGTCGGCTCCCGCAAGGAAGACGAAATCTACAACCGTATTTTCGTCGTCTCCGCCTATGGCGGAATCACGGACAAGCTTCTGGAGCATAAGAAGAACCGCAAACCCGGTGTCTACAGCCTGTTTTCCGACGGGGAAAATGAATGGGCCTGGGGTGATGCCCTGAGCCGTGTTTCTCATATCATGTGTGAAAAGAACAAAGAAATCTTTGGTGAAACTGAAGAACAGCGGCTGGCCGACAGGTTCGTTATCGAGCGCATTGAAGGCGTGCGTAGCTGCCTGATCGACCTGCATCGCCTGTGTTCCTTCGGCCATTTCCAGCTGCAGGAACACCTGATGACCGTACGGGAGATGCTGAGTGCCCTGGGCGAAGCCCACAGCGCCCACAATACCAGTCTGTTGCTGCAGAAACACGGCGTCAACGCGCGCTTTGTCGACCTGACCGGGTGGCGGGAAAAGGACACGACCCCGCTGGACGAAAAAATACTGGCGCACCTGAAAGGCATCGACCTTTCAACGGAACTGCCGATTATTCCGGGATATGTTCAATGTGCCGAGGGTCTGATGAATACCTATGACCGGGGCTATACGGAGATCACCTTCAGCCGGATTGCGGTTCTGAGCCAGGCTTCAGAAGCTATCATTCACAAGGAATATCATCTCAGCAGCGCCGATCCGAAGATCGTCGGGCTGGACCAGGTTAAGCCCATAGGCCAGACCAATTATGATGTCGCCGACCAGTTGTCCAATCTGGGTATGGAAGCCATTCACCCGCGCGCGGCCAAGGGGCTGCGTCAGTCCGGCATCCCCCTCAGGGTCAAAAATACTTTTGAACCCCATCATGACGGCACGGTGATCTGTACGGATTATGTCAGCGACGAACCCTGTGTGGAGATTGTCGCCGGGCGTCAGGGGATATACGGCATAGAGCTTTTCGACCAGGACATGGTCGGGGTCGGTGGTTACGAGGAAACCATCATGAAGACCCTGAAACGCTTCAAGGTCAAAATGGTCGGGAAAGATATCAATGCCAACACGATTACCACCTATGTTTCCGGCAATCTCAAGGAAGTACGCCGGGTTGTATCGGCGCTGGAGGGTGATTATCCCCAGGCCGAGATTTCCGTACACCGGGTCGCGATGGTTTCAGCGATCGGCAGCGACATGAAGGTAAGCGGCGTATTGCTGAAAGCCGTCAGCGCCCTGGCTGATCAAGGGATTAGCATCCGTGCCATGAGCCAGTCGATCCGCCAGGTGGACATAAATTTCATCCTCGATGAGACTGATTATGAGGCCGCTGTGACCTCGCTTCACAATGTCCTCATCACCGATATCGGCAAAACAAGGACTGAAGCAAATGCTGCATAG
- a CDS encoding TPR end-of-group domain-containing protein, which produces MLHRKKRQSFSLYFATFALVLLLPAMGWAEPVDSRDVNSQQKESVAAEKQLAEKIETLDKPLYTPFIERFLLDEVKSLNLRLERQRAEIAEKMASSQLRISDLAMSYVTDAVTYFFYLITGITTLMVIVGWTSLRDIRSKAEGLANKRISKVTEDYESRLQNIEDELRQKSRRIAENHEEIEKTNEIHSLWLKASQETLPEAKISVYDQILMQRPDDVEAMTYKADAVLQLDEPFWALSLCNRALNYDPENANAYYQRAGAKTSLGYIEEALEDLEQACSMSEPYRDEATTDRAFDDLRGMDEFRNIIAKSQKVRDGE; this is translated from the coding sequence ATGCTGCATAGAAAAAAACGACAGTCGTTCAGCCTGTATTTTGCAACCTTCGCCCTGGTGCTCCTGTTGCCTGCAATGGGTTGGGCCGAACCTGTGGACAGCCGTGATGTCAACTCCCAACAAAAAGAGAGCGTCGCAGCTGAAAAACAGTTGGCCGAGAAAATCGAGACACTGGATAAACCGCTCTATACACCCTTTATTGAGCGGTTTTTGCTGGATGAGGTAAAAAGCCTCAATCTCCGGCTGGAGCGGCAACGGGCGGAAATCGCTGAAAAAATGGCCTCGAGCCAGTTACGCATTTCCGATCTGGCCATGTCCTATGTGACCGATGCGGTGACCTATTTCTTCTATCTGATTACAGGCATTACCACTCTGATGGTGATTGTCGGCTGGACGTCCCTGCGCGATATCCGGTCCAAAGCCGAAGGCCTGGCCAACAAACGGATCAGCAAGGTGACCGAGGATTATGAATCGCGACTGCAAAATATCGAGGATGAACTGCGGCAGAAATCCCGGCGAATTGCGGAAAATCATGAGGAAATAGAAAAAACAAACGAGATTCATTCATTGTGGCTGAAAGCCTCACAGGAAACGTTGCCCGAGGCTAAAATCTCTGTCTATGACCAGATCCTCATGCAGCGACCCGACGATGTAGAGGCTATGACATACAAGGCTGATGCCGTACTTCAGCTTGATGAACCATTCTGGGCGCTGAGCCTGTGCAACAGGGCTCTGAACTATGATCCCGAGAATGCCAATGCCTATTACCAGCGGGCCGGAGCAAAGACCAGTCTCGGCTATATCGAGGAGGCCCTCGAGGATCTTGAACAGGCCTGTTCCATGTCAGAACCCTATCGGGACGAAGCGACAACAGACCGGGCCTTTGATGACCTGAGGGGCATGGATGAATTCCGTAATATTATCGCAAAAAGCCAGAAGGTCAGGGACGGGGAATGA
- a CDS encoding sodium/proline symporter, translating to MITSFVVFLLMFLGIGILSAFKATGKKNDYYLAGRHVAPWLAGLSAVATNNSGFMFIGVIGFTYSTGLAAIWLMVGWILGDFLASLFVHKRLREVSASVNEVSFGGALSRWDGGFQPTFRKIAALITIIFLGAYAAAQFKAGGKALHSLLGWDLQTGAIVGSLIVAVYCLSGGIRASIWTDAAQSIVMIVAMALLLVVTTVHFGGPADAWDQMNEIPGFLSLYPEGSLFQPEWLSFGLFVTGWLFAGLSVIGQPHIMVRFMALDSPEHLSRTRVYYYGWFTVFYAMATMVGLLSRLYITDASGFDAELALPTMAMEMLPPALVGLVLAGIFAATMSTADSLILSCSAAVTHDLFSHRVENIWLIKCATLIVTLLALWIALTDQQSVFRLVIAAWSVLASAFAPLLILKSLGRRIPERLAIAMLLVGVAVDLLWIRAGWNAYIYEGMPGILSGLTVWVSVTWLGRKSAVSY from the coding sequence ATGATCACCAGTTTTGTAGTTTTTTTGTTGATGTTTCTCGGCATTGGCATTTTATCGGCCTTTAAAGCCACCGGAAAGAAAAATGACTATTATCTGGCAGGGCGTCATGTGGCGCCGTGGCTTGCCGGACTATCTGCTGTGGCCACAAACAACAGCGGCTTCATGTTCATCGGCGTAATCGGTTTTACCTACAGCACCGGCCTGGCCGCAATCTGGCTGATGGTAGGCTGGATCCTGGGTGATTTTCTCGCCTCTCTGTTTGTTCATAAAAGACTGCGCGAGGTTTCTGCCAGCGTCAACGAGGTCAGTTTTGGTGGAGCGTTGAGCAGATGGGACGGCGGGTTTCAGCCGACGTTCCGGAAAATTGCCGCCCTGATCACCATTATCTTCCTGGGGGCCTATGCGGCGGCACAATTCAAGGCTGGGGGCAAGGCCCTGCACAGTCTTTTGGGCTGGGATCTGCAGACCGGTGCCATTGTCGGCAGCCTGATTGTCGCCGTTTACTGTTTGTCGGGCGGGATCCGGGCCTCGATCTGGACCGATGCGGCCCAGTCTATCGTGATGATTGTGGCGATGGCGTTACTCCTGGTGGTCACAACAGTGCATTTCGGTGGACCCGCCGACGCCTGGGACCAGATGAATGAAATTCCGGGCTTTCTCTCTCTCTACCCCGAGGGCAGTCTGTTTCAGCCGGAATGGTTGTCTTTTGGCTTATTTGTGACCGGCTGGTTGTTTGCCGGTTTGAGTGTCATCGGCCAGCCCCATATCATGGTACGCTTCATGGCGCTGGATAGTCCGGAACATCTGAGCAGGACCCGGGTCTATTATTACGGCTGGTTCACGGTTTTTTACGCCATGGCGACAATGGTTGGGCTATTGTCCCGGCTTTATATCACTGATGCTTCCGGCTTTGATGCGGAACTGGCATTGCCGACCATGGCCATGGAGATGCTGCCACCGGCGCTTGTCGGGCTCGTGCTGGCTGGTATATTTGCCGCCACCATGTCGACAGCAGACTCCCTGATCCTCAGTTGTTCCGCCGCCGTGACCCATGACCTTTTTTCCCATCGGGTGGAAAATATCTGGCTCATCAAATGCGCCACTCTGATCGTCACCCTGCTGGCATTATGGATTGCGCTCACCGATCAGCAAAGCGTCTTTCGCCTGGTGATTGCCGCCTGGTCAGTTTTGGCTTCTGCTTTTGCGCCGCTGCTGATCCTGAAAAGCCTGGGGCGGCGCATTCCGGAACGGCTGGCAATTGCGATGCTGCTGGTCGGTGTTGCAGTGGACCTCTTGTGGATAAGGGCAGGCTGGAATGCCTATATCTATGAAGGCATGCCGGGAATCCTGTCCGGCCTCACTGTCTGGGTATCGGTTACCTGGCTGGGAAGAAAGAGTGCGGTCTCGTACTAG
- a CDS encoding CoA transferase, translated as MSSDNTADEKPSEREPRAGLLSDIRVLDFGRYVAGPYCATLLGYLGAEIIRIEKPSGGEDRYIAPLTDGPAPTEGGVFFQTACNKKSLTLDLSSEEGRNIVRELVKTADVVVCSMPPAALHKLGLDYDSLTALKSDIILTNVTAFGTSGPYSGKGGFDGIGQAMSGAMHITGTPGHPVKAAAPYVDYTTAVLGAFGTLAALMEKKSSGRGQQVDTSLMGTAMSVFASHLIEQGVTGKNRIGTGNRVQTSAPSDVFETGDGFILVHTVGNGLFRRLARLIGREDWLDNPAYATDQSRGDHANEICEVVADWCRNLTTEETLARLEEAGLPAGKVLTPQEALDHPQVSAMNIFQQVSFPGLPHPAPVPDLPVKLSYTRGGIKARPPQLGEQTDEILTQLGYTEADIKELRDQTII; from the coding sequence ATGAGCAGCGATAATACAGCAGACGAGAAACCCTCCGAAAGAGAGCCCCGCGCAGGGCTACTGTCCGACATTCGGGTGCTGGATTTCGGACGCTACGTCGCCGGGCCTTATTGCGCCACACTTCTCGGCTATCTCGGCGCAGAGATCATCCGCATAGAAAAGCCCTCAGGCGGGGAAGACCGCTATATCGCGCCGCTGACCGATGGTCCTGCCCCCACCGAAGGGGGCGTATTTTTTCAAACAGCCTGCAACAAGAAAAGCCTGACACTTGACCTGTCCAGCGAAGAAGGGCGCAACATCGTCCGTGAGCTGGTCAAAACAGCTGATGTTGTCGTCTGCAGCATGCCCCCCGCTGCGCTCCATAAACTTGGGCTGGACTATGACAGCCTGACAGCCCTCAAAAGCGACATCATACTGACCAATGTTACCGCTTTTGGCACCTCCGGCCCCTATTCGGGAAAAGGCGGGTTTGACGGGATCGGGCAAGCCATGTCAGGCGCCATGCATATCACCGGTACCCCCGGCCACCCGGTCAAGGCAGCAGCGCCCTATGTGGATTACACTACCGCCGTTCTCGGCGCATTCGGTACTCTTGCCGCATTGATGGAAAAAAAGTCCAGCGGCAGGGGTCAGCAGGTTGATACAAGCCTGATGGGCACCGCCATGAGTGTTTTCGCCTCCCATCTCATTGAACAGGGAGTAACCGGGAAAAACCGTATCGGCACCGGCAATCGAGTTCAGACATCCGCCCCTTCAGACGTCTTCGAAACCGGGGATGGTTTCATCCTGGTCCATACAGTAGGAAATGGCCTGTTCCGAAGACTGGCCCGGCTTATCGGCCGCGAAGACTGGCTGGACAATCCGGCTTACGCCACGGACCAAAGTCGTGGAGATCATGCCAACGAGATCTGCGAGGTGGTGGCTGACTGGTGTCGGAATCTGACAACTGAGGAGACTCTTGCCAGACTGGAAGAAGCAGGTCTGCCGGCGGGAAAGGTTCTTACGCCCCAAGAGGCTCTTGATCATCCCCAGGTCAGCGCCATGAATATCTTCCAGCAGGTTTCCTTCCCGGGATTACCTCACCCGGCACCAGTGCCGGACCTGCCGGTTAAATTGTCATATACCCGGGGCGGCATAAAGGCCCGCCCGCCGCAACTCGGTGAACAAACCGACGAGATACTTACACAGCTTGGTTATACCGAGGCCGATATCAAAGAATTGAGAGATCAGACAATCATCTGA
- a CDS encoding acyl-CoA dehydrogenase family protein, whose amino-acid sequence MDFQLTEDQANLQEAARKFARSELPEIARQLEENNTPPGRDLIKTYASMGFLGMNVPESLGGMGLGNVDALIVLEEFAKISSAVAFPIFESCVGPVKAIERFAPASLVEKVVPAVCAGKLVVAVSMSEPEAGSALTDLKTRGEIRGDKVVLNGTKRWCSGGGHADGYVVYCRLSDEPGAKGIGAVYVEKEAEGLSFGANEELMGFRGIPSSDIYLDDVAMPLDHIIVPAGGFGKLMAAFDLERCGNATMALGQGSGALEDVLDYVQERHQFGKPLVDFQAVQMKLADMKMKTDAARLLIHRAASNAENNLPSILDSSLGKCFANQIAREVAGDAMQLMGAYGYSKEYNMERRLRDSWGWGIAGGAIDIQKINIASAMVGRRFDQRR is encoded by the coding sequence ATGGACTTTCAACTGACAGAAGATCAGGCCAACCTTCAGGAAGCAGCACGGAAGTTTGCCCGTAGCGAGTTGCCGGAAATTGCCCGGCAACTGGAAGAGAACAATACACCTCCGGGACGTGATCTTATCAAGACCTATGCCAGTATGGGATTTCTGGGGATGAATGTTCCCGAAAGCTTGGGGGGTATGGGACTTGGCAATGTGGATGCCCTGATTGTTCTGGAAGAGTTTGCCAAGATCTCCTCCGCTGTAGCGTTTCCGATTTTTGAATCTTGCGTCGGGCCGGTGAAGGCCATCGAACGATTTGCGCCTGCTTCACTGGTGGAGAAGGTAGTGCCGGCAGTTTGTGCGGGTAAACTGGTTGTCGCTGTGTCCATGTCTGAACCGGAAGCCGGCTCAGCTCTGACGGATTTAAAAACCCGCGGGGAGATCAGAGGGGACAAGGTGGTGCTCAACGGGACAAAAAGATGGTGTTCCGGTGGCGGGCATGCGGATGGATATGTGGTCTATTGCCGTCTTTCCGATGAACCGGGCGCAAAAGGCATTGGCGCGGTGTATGTGGAAAAAGAGGCGGAAGGTCTGTCCTTTGGCGCCAATGAAGAATTGATGGGGTTTCGAGGCATACCATCGTCAGATATCTATCTGGATGATGTGGCTATGCCCCTAGATCATATTATCGTTCCGGCAGGCGGGTTTGGGAAACTGATGGCGGCCTTTGACCTGGAACGGTGCGGTAATGCTACCATGGCGTTGGGGCAGGGGTCTGGTGCCCTGGAGGATGTCCTTGACTATGTTCAGGAGCGCCACCAGTTCGGTAAACCGCTGGTGGATTTTCAGGCTGTACAAATGAAGCTGGCGGATATGAAAATGAAAACCGATGCTGCCCGCTTGCTAATTCACCGTGCGGCGTCCAATGCGGAAAATAATCTGCCCAGTATCCTCGATTCATCGCTTGGCAAATGTTTCGCCAACCAGATTGCCCGGGAAGTCGCTGGCGATGCCATGCAGTTGATGGGGGCTTACGGCTATTCCAAGGAATATAATATGGAACGACGTCTCAGGGACAGCTGGGGCTGGGGTATTGCCGGCGGAGCCATTGATATCCAGAAGATAAATATTGCCAGTGCTATGGTCGGCCGAAGGTTTGATCAGCGTCGTTGA
- a CDS encoding Rieske (2Fe-2S) protein, producing the protein MNENQKNFVQVAQISAIEQGTNKAFDVAGKSILICHTKDGEFYAVENLCSHAIAALEGGKMRKHRLICPLHGASFDMRDGSVLGKPAFTPICAYEIRITNNMIEVLLDTPVG; encoded by the coding sequence ATGAACGAAAATCAAAAGAACTTCGTTCAGGTTGCCCAGATATCGGCAATTGAACAAGGTACAAACAAAGCGTTTGATGTGGCCGGAAAAAGCATTCTGATCTGTCACACCAAAGACGGGGAGTTTTATGCCGTTGAAAACCTTTGTTCCCATGCCATTGCCGCGCTGGAAGGGGGCAAGATGCGCAAACACCGCCTGATCTGCCCGCTGCATGGCGCATCCTTTGACATGCGGGACGGCAGTGTGCTCGGAAAACCTGCGTTTACCCCGATCTGTGCCTACGAGATACGCATCACCAACAATATGATTGAGGTTCTGCTGGATACGCCTGTCGGCTAA
- a CDS encoding SDR family oxidoreductase, producing the protein MILGAGPGLGQALANCFCREGFHVFLVARDKGRLDDQVEALSRKGYTASSIVCDLTKPEQLVQMCTRFMEKHEAPDILVYNAFRRLAGTAPDMELDDTINVFNVNVWGAVRTVQFFYPGMKKRGHGTILVTGGGAAIDLWPELVPLGMSKAALRNYCLNLAETAIKDGVHVATVTICGHIRAGGRYDPGEIAEVYLSLHRQTPDFWQGEYLFK; encoded by the coding sequence ATGATACTCGGGGCGGGTCCTGGCCTTGGACAGGCTCTTGCGAACTGTTTTTGCAGGGAAGGATTTCATGTGTTTCTTGTCGCGAGAGACAAGGGGCGTCTCGATGATCAGGTAGAGGCCCTTTCCCGAAAGGGGTATACCGCAAGTTCAATTGTATGCGACCTGACCAAGCCGGAACAGTTAGTGCAAATGTGCACCCGGTTTATGGAGAAGCACGAGGCACCTGACATTCTTGTTTATAACGCCTTCAGACGGCTGGCTGGGACGGCGCCGGACATGGAACTGGACGATACCATCAATGTATTTAACGTCAATGTCTGGGGAGCTGTGCGAACTGTGCAGTTCTTTTATCCTGGGATGAAAAAGCGCGGGCACGGCACCATTCTTGTGACAGGTGGTGGCGCAGCAATTGATCTCTGGCCAGAGCTTGTGCCACTGGGGATGTCAAAGGCGGCCTTGCGCAATTATTGCCTAAATCTTGCCGAGACGGCAATCAAGGACGGCGTACATGTGGCCACTGTCACGATCTGCGGGCATATCCGGGCCGGAGGCCGGTATGACCCCGGGGAGATAGCTGAGGTTTATCTTTCCCTACACCGGCAAACTCCGGACTTCTGGCAGGGGGAATATCTTTTTAAATAA
- a CDS encoding aromatic ring-hydroxylating dioxygenase subunit alpha produces MKVKRVTPDESPFTPVDKAPEPELGTGIIAKERYTSAEFMQQEWDQMWSKVWLMAGREDDIPEPGDYIACEMGREPVLVVRQQDGSVRAFYNVCQHRGNQLRDTGIGNADSFMCAYHHWDFHLDGTIKDIPDLETFPQGAPCSGLTELPCDVWGSWVWYSLDPDVEPLRDYLNVIPQHLDPYNFDKMVMTRDLTVVWECNWKAAVDAFNETYHVQGIHPQLLWHLNDQDVQIDCYDKHSRYMVPFGTLSPRVNQRPPEIPAGIKEMMIEAGMDPADYDGRVLDIRLDIQKFMRENGESQGKDFSRLNDDQLTDDYHYFIFPNITMNIHATSVMLFRQRPHETDPNKMYFDIQTYVLPGKDDEVPERPEHATYNFGDKSCGLVIDQDAHNLPGVQKGMNSKGYRGLWLSDQELRIRHFHKTIDDYIYGPGKKPSGAL; encoded by the coding sequence ATGAAAGTGAAAAGAGTGACTCCTGATGAAAGTCCTTTCACACCAGTGGATAAAGCTCCGGAACCCGAGCTTGGGACCGGAATAATTGCCAAGGAAAGATATACTTCTGCTGAGTTTATGCAGCAGGAGTGGGATCAAATGTGGTCCAAAGTCTGGCTGATGGCCGGGCGCGAAGACGACATCCCCGAACCAGGTGACTATATTGCCTGTGAAATGGGGCGGGAGCCCGTTCTTGTTGTTCGCCAGCAGGATGGCAGTGTCAGGGCCTTTTATAATGTCTGCCAGCATCGTGGAAACCAGCTTCGGGATACCGGAATTGGCAATGCGGACAGTTTCATGTGTGCCTATCATCATTGGGATTTTCATCTGGATGGCACCATAAAGGATATTCCCGACCTGGAGACCTTCCCGCAGGGCGCACCCTGCAGCGGCCTTACGGAACTGCCCTGCGATGTCTGGGGGAGCTGGGTCTGGTATAGCCTGGACCCGGATGTGGAACCTCTTCGAGACTATCTTAATGTGATTCCACAGCATCTTGATCCCTATAATTTCGACAAAATGGTCATGACCAGGGATCTTACAGTTGTCTGGGAGTGTAACTGGAAGGCAGCCGTGGATGCTTTCAACGAAACCTATCATGTGCAGGGTATCCATCCACAACTTCTTTGGCATCTCAATGATCAGGATGTGCAGATTGACTGCTATGATAAACACAGCCGCTATATGGTGCCTTTTGGCACGCTGAGCCCGCGTGTCAATCAGCGACCGCCGGAAATTCCCGCAGGGATCAAGGAAATGATGATCGAGGCCGGTATGGATCCGGCAGACTATGACGGCCGGGTTCTGGACATAAGGCTGGATATTCAGAAGTTTATGCGCGAGAACGGGGAAAGTCAGGGTAAGGATTTTTCGAGACTAAATGATGACCAACTGACAGATGATTATCATTATTTCATATTTCCAAACATCACCATGAATATCCATGCCACCAGCGTGATGTTGTTCCGCCAGCGACCTCATGAAACCGATCCTAACAAGATGTATTTTGATATTCAGACCTATGTTCTGCCGGGCAAGGATGACGAAGTTCCCGAACGGCCTGAGCATGCCACATATAATTTTGGGGATAAATCCTGCGGACTGGTGATTGACCAGGATGCCCATAATCTTCCCGGCGTGCAGAAAGGAATGAATTCCAAGGGTTACAGGGGATTGTGGTTGTCTGATCAGGAGCTGAGGATCCGGCATTTTCACAAGACAATTGATGATTATATCTACGGTCCGGGCAAAAAGCCTTCCGGGGCGCTGTAG
- a CDS encoding thiamine pyrophosphate-dependent dehydrogenase E1 component subunit alpha gives MSLTQDDLKRAYRQMVTIRMFEERLHDEIPRGEIAGFTHLYAGQEAVAVGVCEHLTDSDYIISTHRGHGHCLAKGCDVKGMMKEIYGRAGGICNGKGGSMHIADLEKGMLGANGIVGGGPPIAVGAAIAAKLEEQGHIAVAFGGDGSCNQGTVFEAMNMAVVLDVPVVFVFENNGYSEHTGFDYSVGSKDIASRCAAFGMRAEKGDGSDFFAVHELMGDIFDHVRNGKGPAAVELRTTRYYGHFEGDPMNYRADGEVEEHRKSMNCLINFRNHVLDRKLLKASDLDKIEKEVAGLINEAVDEARAAPPPAPETLMTDVYITYEGGL, from the coding sequence ATGTCTTTGACACAGGACGATTTGAAGCGGGCCTATCGGCAGATGGTTACCATCCGCATGTTCGAGGAACGATTGCATGATGAAATCCCCAGGGGTGAAATTGCCGGCTTTACTCATTTATATGCCGGGCAGGAAGCCGTCGCGGTGGGCGTTTGCGAGCATCTGACCGACAGTGACTATATCATCAGTACTCACCGCGGGCATGGTCATTGCCTGGCAAAGGGGTGCGATGTGAAGGGCATGATGAAGGAAATTTACGGCCGTGCCGGGGGGATTTGCAACGGCAAGGGCGGATCCATGCATATCGCCGATCTTGAAAAGGGAATGCTGGGCGCTAACGGGATTGTAGGCGGCGGGCCACCCATCGCAGTGGGGGCTGCTATTGCGGCCAAGCTTGAGGAACAGGGACATATAGCTGTTGCTTTCGGGGGGGACGGTAGTTGTAACCAGGGTACTGTCTTCGAGGCGATGAACATGGCGGTTGTGCTTGATGTTCCAGTTGTCTTTGTCTTTGAGAATAATGGATATTCCGAGCACACCGGCTTTGACTATTCGGTGGGCAGCAAGGATATAGCCAGCCGTTGTGCCGCTTTTGGCATGAGGGCGGAAAAGGGAGATGGAAGCGACTTCTTTGCCGTGCATGAACTGATGGGGGATATTTTCGATCATGTCAGGAACGGAAAGGGCCCGGCGGCAGTGGAGCTGCGCACCACGAGATATTATGGGCATTTCGAGGGAGATCCGATGAACTACCGGGCAGACGGAGAGGTGGAAGAGCACCGCAAGAGCATGAACTGCCTGATAAATTTCCGCAACCATGTTCTGGACAGGAAGCTGCTGAAAGCCAGCGACCTCGACAAGATTGAGAAAGAAGTTGCGGGCCTGATTAACGAGGCTGTGGACGAAGCCAGGGCTGCGCCGCCACCAGCGCCGGAAACTCTCATGACCGATGTATATATTACTTACGAGGGGGGACTCTGA